A single region of the Stenotrophomonas sp. Marseille-Q4652 genome encodes:
- a CDS encoding IS3 family transposase (programmed frameshift) has translation MKKRFSEEQIIGFLREAEAGLPVKELCRRHGFSEASYYLWRSKFGGMSVPEAKRLKELESENTRLKKLLAEQLFENDVIKDALRKKLVTAPVRRTLVRHLVDRGLSERRALAMVRMSASALRYVPRPDGNVELRERILALAQRHKRYGVGMIYLKLRQEQWPVNYKRVERLYQEARLQVRRRKRKKVLLGERQPLLRPEAANQVWSMDFVFDRTAEGRVLKALTIVDDATHEAVAIEVERAISGHGVARVLDRLALTRGLPQVIRTDNGKEFCGKTMVTWAHERGVQLRLIQPGKPNQNAYIESFNGRLRDECLNEHWFPTLLHARTEIETWRREYNEERPKKTLGGLTPAAYAEQLAPKPLR, from the exons GTGAAGAAGCGCTTTTCCGAAGAGCAGATCATCGGCTTCCTGCGTGAAGCCGAAGCTGGCCTACCGGTCAAGGAGCTGTGCCGCAGGCACGGCTTTAGCGAGGCCTCCTACTACCTGTGGCGCAGCAAGTTTGGCGGCATGAGCGTGCCAGAGGCCAAGCGGCTCAAGGAGCTGGAGTCCGAGAACACGCGGTTGAAGAAGCTGCTGGCCGAGCAGCTGTTCGAGAACGACGTCATCAAGGACGCCCTGCGAAAAAAGT TGGTGACCGCACCGGTGCGCAGGACGCTGGTGCGGCATCTGGTGGATCGGGGACTGAGTGAGCGACGGGCGCTGGCCATGGTACGGATGAGCGCCAGCGCGCTGCGCTACGTCCCGCGTCCGGATGGCAACGTCGAGCTGCGCGAGCGGATCCTGGCGCTGGCGCAGCGACACAAGCGCTATGGCGTCGGGATGATCTATCTGAAGCTGCGGCAGGAGCAGTGGCCGGTGAACTACAAGCGGGTGGAACGGCTGTATCAGGAGGCCAGGTTGCAAGTGCGCCGGCGCAAGCGGAAGAAGGTGCTGCTGGGCGAGCGCCAACCGTTGCTGCGGCCGGAAGCCGCCAACCAGGTCTGGTCGATGGACTTCGTGTTCGACCGCACCGCCGAGGGGCGTGTGCTCAAGGCGTTGACCATCGTCGACGATGCCACGCACGAGGCGGTGGCGATCGAGGTGGAGCGGGCCATCTCCGGCCACGGCGTGGCCCGGGTGCTGGATCGGCTGGCGCTGACCCGCGGCCTGCCGCAGGTGATCCGCACCGACAACGGCAAGGAGTTCTGCGGCAAGACTATGGTGACGTGGGCCCACGAGCGCGGTGTGCAGTTGCGCCTGATCCAGCCAGGCAAGCCGAACCAGAACGCCTACATCGAGAGCTTCAACGGCCGCCTACGGGACGAATGCCTCAACGAGCACTGGTTCCCGACGCTGCTGCACGCCCGCACCGAGATCGAAACCTGGCGCCGGGAGTACAACGAGGAACGACCGAAGAAGACCTTGGGCGGTCTGACGCCGGCCGCTTATGCCGAACAGTTGGCGCCAAAGCCGCTACGATGA
- a CDS encoding methylglyoxal synthase: MRLGLAANRLHHQDPDAALFRWLRCCGSGVRELQVGLHAVGRTHDAIADAGLLAGYAGLVRYPYGRDGGLMKLVAEVVGMGPERTLDGAIYLIDPVDPSSIFPEAVALKRQCVIHGKPFISTVATARDWLEVERIHAGLAPDPGADDLHDPAGQTLALIAHDALKPRMLAFADAHFDVLSAFSRRVGTGTTGQRLNELAWSRGWPRDTPWIERYQSGPLGGDAQIADQVLERRCHRAIFFEDPHVARQHEADIQLLERAVTTVTDSAVCITSPAVAERWAQAVVLRAGRK, from the coding sequence ATGCGTCTAGGACTGGCCGCAAACCGCCTCCATCACCAGGATCCCGACGCTGCCCTGTTTCGCTGGCTGCGTTGCTGTGGGTCCGGAGTGCGCGAACTGCAGGTAGGCCTGCACGCGGTTGGACGCACGCACGACGCGATCGCCGATGCGGGACTCCTCGCAGGTTACGCCGGCCTTGTGCGCTACCCGTACGGACGCGACGGTGGACTGATGAAACTGGTCGCCGAAGTCGTCGGCATGGGACCGGAGCGCACACTCGACGGGGCGATCTACCTGATCGACCCGGTGGATCCGTCCTCGATCTTTCCCGAGGCGGTCGCGCTCAAACGCCAGTGCGTGATCCATGGCAAACCTTTCATTTCCACCGTCGCCACGGCACGTGACTGGCTGGAAGTCGAACGCATCCACGCCGGCCTGGCGCCGGATCCGGGCGCTGATGACCTGCACGACCCCGCCGGACAGACCCTGGCCCTGATCGCCCACGACGCGCTCAAGCCGCGGATGCTGGCCTTTGCCGACGCCCATTTCGACGTGCTTTCGGCATTCAGCCGTCGGGTCGGCACCGGCACCACCGGCCAGCGTCTCAACGAGCTGGCATGGAGCCGCGGTTGGCCGCGTGACACGCCATGGATCGAGCGCTACCAGAGTGGCCCGCTCGGCGGCGACGCGCAGATCGCCGACCAGGTCCTCGAGCGGCGTTGCCACCGTGCGATCTTCTTCGAGGACCCGCACGTGGCGCGCCAGCACGAGGCCGACATCCAGCTGCTGGAGCGCGCGGTGACCACGGTCACCGATTCGGCGGTGTGCATCACTTCGCCCGCGGTAGCCGAGCGCTGGGCGCAGGCGGTGGTGCTGCGCGCAGGCCGCAAATAG
- a CDS encoding NAD(P)-dependent alcohol dehydrogenase, with product MSQAHGYAALSPDQALVPFSFDRREPGPDDVAIDILYCGVCHSDLHTARNEWQNTLYPCVPGHEIVGRVRAVGSNVRDFKVGDLAGVGCMVDSCRHCPSCAEGEEQYCENGFVGTYNGPMFGGQNTLGGYSDHIVVDMRYVLKIRHEGNLAAVAPLLCAGITTYSPLAHWKVGPGQKVGVVGLGGLGHMAVKIAKAMGASVVLFTTSENKRDDALRLGADEVVVSRDAQQMAAQANTLDFILNTVAAQHNLDPFLAALKREGTMVLVGAPEHPHPGPNVFNLIMKRRSLAGSLIGGIAQTQEMLDFCASHGIVADIEMIRMDEINEAYERMLKGDVKYRFVIDMATLKGAA from the coding sequence ATGAGCCAAGCCCACGGCTATGCCGCCCTTTCGCCGGATCAGGCGCTGGTACCCTTCAGTTTCGATCGGCGCGAACCCGGCCCGGATGACGTGGCCATCGACATCCTTTACTGCGGCGTCTGCCACTCGGACCTGCACACCGCCCGCAACGAATGGCAGAACACGCTGTATCCGTGCGTGCCGGGCCACGAGATCGTTGGTCGCGTGCGCGCGGTGGGCAGCAATGTGCGTGACTTCAAGGTTGGTGACCTGGCCGGCGTCGGCTGCATGGTCGACAGTTGCCGCCATTGTCCGTCGTGCGCCGAGGGCGAGGAGCAGTACTGCGAGAACGGCTTCGTCGGTACCTACAACGGCCCGATGTTCGGTGGGCAGAACACCTTGGGCGGCTACTCGGACCACATCGTGGTCGACATGCGTTACGTGCTGAAGATCCGCCACGAGGGCAACCTCGCGGCGGTGGCACCGCTGCTGTGCGCCGGCATCACCACCTATTCGCCGTTGGCCCACTGGAAGGTCGGGCCGGGGCAGAAGGTCGGCGTGGTCGGGCTCGGTGGCCTGGGTCACATGGCGGTGAAGATCGCCAAGGCCATGGGTGCCTCGGTGGTGCTGTTCACCACGTCGGAGAACAAGCGGGACGATGCGCTGCGCCTGGGTGCCGACGAGGTGGTGGTGTCGCGTGATGCGCAGCAGATGGCCGCGCAGGCCAACACCCTGGACTTCATCCTCAACACCGTGGCCGCGCAGCACAACCTGGATCCGTTCCTGGCTGCGCTCAAGCGCGAAGGCACGATGGTGCTGGTCGGCGCGCCGGAACACCCGCATCCGGGCCCGAACGTGTTCAACCTGATCATGAAGCGCCGCAGCCTGGCCGGCTCGCTGATCGGCGGCATCGCCCAGACCCAGGAGATGCTGGATTTCTGCGCCAGTCACGGCATCGTCGCCGACATCGAGATGATCCGCATGGACGAGATCAACGAGGCCTACGAGCGCATGCTCAAGGGCGATGTGAAGTACCGCTTCGTGATCGACATGGCCACGTTGAAGGGCGCTGCCTGA
- the arsC gene encoding arsenate reductase (glutaredoxin) (This arsenate reductase requires both glutathione and glutaredoxin to convert arsenate to arsenite, after which the efflux transporter formed by ArsA and ArsB can extrude the arsenite from the cell, providing resistance.) gives MEAVIWHNPRCGSSRNTLALLRHAGVEPVVVEYLKQVPGKDELAAMIAAAGISVREAIRSKETVHAELGLADPSLDDAALLEAMVSHPILINRPFVRTDLGTRLCRPAETVLEILPPLAAPFIKEDGTVVGG, from the coding sequence ATGGAGGCGGTGATCTGGCACAACCCGCGCTGCGGTAGTTCGCGCAACACGCTGGCGCTGCTGCGCCATGCCGGCGTGGAGCCGGTAGTGGTCGAGTACCTCAAACAGGTTCCGGGCAAGGACGAGCTGGCGGCGATGATCGCCGCGGCCGGGATCAGCGTGCGCGAGGCGATCCGCAGCAAGGAAACGGTCCACGCCGAACTGGGCCTGGCCGATCCGTCGCTGGATGACGCGGCGCTGCTGGAGGCGATGGTGTCCCATCCGATCCTGATCAACCGGCCGTTCGTGCGGACCGACCTGGGCACGCGCCTGTGCCGGCCGGCGGAAACGGTGCTGGAGATCCTGCCGCCGCTGGCCGCGCCGTTCATCAAGGAAGACGGCACGGTCGTTGGCGGCTGA
- a CDS encoding FAD-dependent oxidoreductase yields the protein MSRKQAFQFLDIPRTMPQRIPVELRVSGDWGELYGRFGKEEAQYQSGRCLDCGNPYCSWKCPVHNAIPQWLQLVQENRIHEAATLCHSTNPLPEVCGRVCPQDRLCEGACTLEEFGAVTIGAVEKYIVDTALATGWKPDLGGVAPTGQRVAIVGAGPAGLACADRLVRAGIHAVVFDRYEQIGGLLQFGIPNFKLDKSVIARRRSVLEGMGVEFRLGVEVGRDLPFDRLLAEFDAVFLGTGAYRYTDGGLVGQDLKGVLPALPFLVQNSRIVTGNDPQGRPIAGWEDTVPLPDLTGKRVVVLGGGDTGMDCVRSAVRLGAARVTCAYRRDEANMPGSAREVANAREEGVRFLFNRQPLSIEAGADDEVIGVTVVETRLREPDANGRRNAEPIDGSESLLEADVVIIAFGFSPTAPAWMTEQGVQAAANGRLLVSGDGHLPYQTHQPKVFAGGDAVRGADLVVTAVAEGRDAAASITAWLAQQVARSAA from the coding sequence ATGAGCCGCAAGCAAGCCTTCCAGTTCCTCGACATCCCCCGGACCATGCCGCAGCGCATCCCGGTGGAGCTGCGCGTCTCCGGTGACTGGGGCGAGCTCTACGGCCGCTTCGGCAAGGAGGAAGCGCAATACCAGTCCGGGCGCTGCCTGGACTGCGGCAATCCGTATTGCAGCTGGAAGTGCCCGGTGCACAACGCCATCCCGCAGTGGCTGCAGCTGGTGCAGGAAAACCGCATCCACGAAGCAGCCACGCTGTGCCACTCGACCAACCCGCTACCCGAGGTGTGCGGCCGCGTCTGTCCGCAGGACCGCCTGTGCGAAGGCGCCTGCACGCTGGAGGAATTCGGCGCGGTCACCATCGGCGCGGTGGAGAAGTACATCGTCGATACCGCCTTGGCCACCGGCTGGAAGCCGGACCTGGGCGGCGTGGCGCCGACTGGCCAGCGCGTGGCCATTGTCGGCGCCGGTCCGGCCGGCCTGGCCTGCGCCGACCGCCTGGTGCGTGCCGGCATCCACGCCGTTGTCTTCGACCGCTACGAACAGATCGGCGGCCTGCTGCAGTTCGGCATTCCCAACTTCAAGCTGGACAAGTCGGTCATCGCCCGCCGCCGCTCGGTGCTCGAGGGCATGGGTGTGGAATTCCGGCTTGGCGTGGAAGTGGGCCGCGACCTGCCATTCGACCGGCTGCTGGCGGAGTTCGACGCGGTGTTCCTCGGTACCGGTGCCTACCGCTACACCGATGGCGGACTGGTCGGCCAGGACCTCAAGGGCGTACTGCCGGCGCTGCCGTTCCTGGTGCAGAACAGCCGCATCGTCACCGGCAACGATCCACAGGGCCGGCCGATCGCCGGCTGGGAAGACACCGTGCCGCTGCCCGACCTGACCGGCAAGCGCGTGGTGGTGCTCGGTGGTGGCGACACCGGCATGGACTGCGTGCGCAGTGCGGTACGCCTGGGCGCGGCGCGCGTGACCTGCGCCTACCGTCGCGACGAGGCCAACATGCCGGGCTCAGCGCGCGAGGTGGCCAACGCCCGCGAGGAGGGCGTGCGCTTCCTGTTCAACCGCCAGCCGCTGTCGATCGAGGCCGGCGCCGATGACGAGGTGATCGGCGTGACCGTGGTCGAAACCCGCCTACGCGAACCCGACGCCAACGGCCGCCGCAATGCCGAACCCATCGACGGCAGCGAGTCGCTGCTCGAGGCCGACGTGGTGATCATTGCCTTTGGTTTCTCCCCCACTGCGCCGGCATGGATGACCGAACAGGGCGTCCAGGCCGCGGCCAATGGCCGTCTGCTGGTCTCAGGCGATGGCCACCTGCCCTACCAGACCCACCAGCCCAAGGTGTTTGCCGGTGGCGATGCGGTGCGTGGCGCGGACCTGGTCGTGACCGCGGTGGCCGAAGGCCGCGATGCTGCGGCCAGCATTACTGCCTGGCTGGCCCAGCAGGTGGCGCGCAGCGCGGCGTAA